In a single window of the bacterium genome:
- a CDS encoding carboxypeptidase regulatory-like domain-containing protein: MARFRKMLLPVALLAAALHGTIITGCGGGSSPSTPSGSAEVRMKFGGPQAARVAVAGARSASVAGAQVFVDGVVVGVTDANGEIVLQLAPGTHTITVAAGGVTSKAFKVTVAEGDVVTLEVEMEPDGTLVVDKDIDHDGDYDQDDDADDDDDHDGDKNGGDDDNGDDDTDDADEGANAK, translated from the coding sequence ATGGCACGGTTCAGGAAGATGCTTCTCCCGGTCGCGCTGTTGGCTGCCGCGCTCCACGGCACGATCATCACCGGCTGCGGCGGCGGCTCCTCGCCGAGCACGCCCTCGGGCAGCGCGGAGGTGCGGATGAAGTTCGGCGGGCCCCAGGCCGCGCGTGTCGCGGTGGCCGGCGCCCGCTCCGCTTCGGTGGCCGGAGCGCAGGTGTTCGTCGACGGGGTCGTCGTGGGGGTCACCGACGCCAACGGCGAAATCGTCCTGCAGCTGGCGCCGGGGACCCATACGATCACCGTGGCGGCCGGCGGCGTCACGAGCAAGGCGTTCAAGGTCACGGTTGCCGAGGGCGATGTCGTCACGCTCGAGGTCGAGATGGAGCCGGACGGTACGCTCGTCGTCGACAAGGACATCGATCACGACGGCGACTACGACCAGGACGACGACGCCGATGACGACGATGACCACGACGGCGACAAGAACGGCGGCGACGACGACAACGGCGACGACGACACCGATGACGCCGACGAGGGCGCGAACGCCAAGTAG